CCAAATAAACGGATCGTTTCTCCACCTAGATGAGTTACTccagtgtccaaaccgtgagcctctgctcataaactaaaaactaaagaaaaaggatatacgccaaaatctctaaacacaatcataaactacgccatccatccccggcaacggcgccatttgaaactgTTTGGTCAGGAActgtgtgtgcttttgtgcttgatcaagcttctcaaacccagagaatccgctagatcacaaggtctaggaactcagaggatcctgTAAGTCTCGGTCGccggacacacaaattccgcgtTCAAAACGCTCAACCccctatactatgaattagtacagggaagtagggatcgatccaaCGAAGACAGATGcgtaaaaatgcatttaaaagactctggaaagggggttggctgctgccacgcaattttggggTTGTGAAAATTATAACTAGACTGTGGAATGAAAATTGGCTGACACTAGACCTATGAAACAGAGAACATCATGCAAGCATGGAACATCATCTTAACTTCAATATCTCAACAAACTTCCTCGACCAAGCAAACatctacctaatctagctaaacaagaatcaaacatgcagtggggaccatttcccGAAAATAGTAaagtacggatgaaaagctgcaaataactaactaTGAATTTAACCAACAACGTTCTCATCTCATCACCTGATTAAAGctcgaacatggagaaaacagagtaagAACCCAGATTCAAATAGAACATAataattcggacgtcggaaactggcGATTAATCAGAAACCAAACagatctacttctactagacgaagtaaaCAGAAACACAGAAACGAGTCACCAAAATTCATGCAAAATCAACCAACTCTGattcagatccacacgtcgaacgcttaatccactccagaTCTAAGCAATCCGAACCTAACTACGATAAAAAATAActcaatgaactccgatttaacaaatccactccgatcaacaacaatccaaccacgattcaattccaattcaccagatcaagtgcgaaaagcatccattcaagtaaaccactccaaactcagaatcaaacatcatcaaaactcaaaatcaacatcatcatgaCTGAAAATAGAAATTCCATAGATAGATAAGCAAGGTTCAACAAATAAccaaagccgagcttcgaacagcgaagactCGGTAGAATTCTGAAcagaaaaatgaaatgaaagcggATAaatgtttcttcgccctacacGAGGACGGTGGTACAAAATAGCCAACTGAAAATGAACCTAACCCCTATAGATTCCCGATCACCCCAAgtgtgtgtagaagtgtgtgaAAGTGAGCTTAGAGCCAAAAGTATATCCCCCAAAAGTCCCTTCCAAAAACAATCATCCATGTATGTTGCGtgctctctcttttatagacgtggaggcgatcttctagaagctttcTCTTGAATTCTCCGTTCTGCCCTCCAGCTAATGATCTCCTCTGTCTGGcaatttttcttcattctgCTCACTTTCTCGCCAATTTCCTTCTCCAGGTGATTATCTTCTTTccttcctggatctggcgatttcttccacacacctggcttaaaagatgtgttagaccccgtaaattgttgaatttaaccccataactgatgcatgaaattagccttatcaagtaCCAaaaagatcaagctatctcataaatcctttGTGAatttctgaatctcgtagtttcttaggattattctccccacataatgggtggcgataatattggaaaccacattctagttcatactatttatctttgagaagtccgccctcatgaacttgctattccgtaggattattgtccccacataatgggtggcgataatattggaaataagcttcataaattgcagaccaattgatgaagaccatatacaaacaataagttcgtaattatagcttagatatttgagttatggtttttcctttaattatccttagccttgaggcagattaaggcttgattaaattttgttggtatttaatttgctggataatttaCTTTGGTATCTTCCTTCAGGAAACCATTGTTCTAGAACTTAATTCTTATCCATGTCTACTATAAAacatatctaaaataaacaaattatttaattcttaataagacatgaaaaattaaattcaaataatttccaTGTTCAAAATTAGGaagataaatttttattatttaatgtattcttacatatctatccttattaggattccagatatataaatattagtaaattattaaattgttcttgttcatatcatctaggaatcaaaataatattatttatttccatagatatggataataatataaatattcctaaaatctagggaaatcttcccaaaatattttatttccattaaataataatattttaatgatatattttaattaaaaattgaataatcattaaaataatatttcatcattatctcatcgcacgaggttcgcacgaacgatgaacgacgaagatccgacgagttcaTCGTCGGATCACGACGCGTACGacgtctcggccagcagcgcgcGTTTcacgcgccagcgtctcggccgcctggctcgtcgggCGTCGCGAGTACTCAGGCAGCAGGATGCGTTATGGCGCGTCTGCTCTCGACCATCCGAGACTCGCCGCTCCCACTGCTCCAGTACACGTCGCGCTGGGAGGTGCACACGTCTCGGCCAGTAGCTTGGAGCTACATctcggaccttccgcctagggttggaGCTCTCGGCGTCTCGGTGTCTCGGCGGATTCTCGGTTGACCCGCCGCACCACGCCAGCCACCCTGTCGACCTCACGGGTTCCGTCTGGGGCatgcggtctcggccggcggcgcgcacaAGCCCACGCTTGTCTGTGCGTTGCCCCATGATCGTGAGCTCCtagctcccactcaatcgatgACCCTttctcgatcgcacgtggtgtgatccgtctcggcgcgagcGCCGACTGATTGCACGTCTCGTGCAATCGAATAGTTCAAGTtgtttgattcgatagttcatgagttcaacatgcataaaatataaacaaaaagaaacaacaAGAACATGTGTCACagccgcattttctaaggatagaaaagacggttaatcgcgactaggggaggattaaagaagcggggaagaaaggggaaaacaacacaacacgACCATAGTTTGAAACAAATGgtaatagctcgaataaaatcagagtatctcaacaatcaacaactcaaaaatgaacgTTATCttagcgatacaagaactcaaaagaaggacaactacttagcggaagcatttgagagaaggaatatacTACGTGTgtagacatgacacattctaaacacttatatTTCTTCAACGTTCTTGGTCAACACACACCGCACccatcacgctcaacctgcacattttttaaaagaaatgcatggctgagtacttgatgcactcagtggactcatgccgaaaatattttataaaaagtatttatcatgccaccattaagtgacctcggggtttaactttgaaaattcccgagacactaaaataatttccatcataaaattcggttgatcaaccattttcccatagatgtctaccatatctgatccattgatgacaaagaatgtggccacattccaagtcattaGTCTGGCCAACTtgaagagatagcgcacgatctccataggtgtacactagcctgaatagggactctcTCCCTAGACAGATCCGAATTcaattatccattgatggcaaaagccacatcagataggttccatcgataaaacaaaacacgacatgacaaatattcatattagtttcacataaaaatatacttagggcattgcccttatttaaaaagaaagcccacctcgttcgttcaAAGCTTTAACTTGTGTTTCATTCTATCCTCGAAAAGCGTGCGTGAAGTCACCAACTTCGACCCAATCTTCCATTCAGTTAATTTGGCCCAAACCAGATTAACTCCAAGCCATCTCCTTTATCAAAACAGTAGGactacaaatttaaattaattcctttggcccaaaacattaaataaaacaagATCCATATCCTTAATCTTCCTCGCGTTACTTGAAATTCCAGAATATCCTCTTCTAAAACAACCACACACtgtcatctctctctctttgctCACTCTTCTACAGCTCTCAGTCGAGCAGCTCTTCCACATGGGGGCGTTCGTCACCCACACACAGAACATCGTCGTTGTTCGCTCTCTCTCTGTGACAATTCGCTGCCTCTGCAGTctcctatttctctctctctctctccggcaAAACTCGGCACCGCCGTTGCCACCGTTCTTCGCTGATTCCCGACGTGAGCTACTATCCGCCACTGTCACTGTCTGCCTGTAGCACCGGCGTCCTATTCATCTTTCTCTCCTTCTACACTTCTTCTTGTTGTCCCGTCACTGCTCGGTCATCTCCCTCTTCGTCGGCTCTATCTATCTCTTTCTCAAATCCAACGACAACTCCCATCTCTCCCTTTTTTCTCTCCGCCGTCGTGCTGTTGTCCGATTGTGGTGCAGGATCGACACCGCTGACTATTTCTCTCTCTGCTCGCTCAGTCATCGTCGTCGCCGCCGTCTCACCCTCAAACTCCCGATGTCTCTGTCACTCGCCGTCCTCCGGTCCCCGTTCTTTTCTCTCTCGCATTGCAGCGCCGTCGTGAGTCACGACTGCTGTTGCCGATAGCCCATCGCCACTGTCAGGATCACCGCTGCTGTTGTACATCCCCGTGTTGTCCTTCGTCTTTCCTCCCCGAAGTCATCGCTACCCAACAGCCGCTGTCCGCCGTTTTCCTGCCGCCGTGGTGGCCCGGAACCCATCGAGGAGATATATATGTAAAACCGATTATAGTTGTGAAAATCGCGTGAGAATCAAACGTGGAATCATGGGGGAGATATATATCTCTATGGGAAAAGATTTGACTGATTATATTCCTCTTTTACAGGGTGGTGGAGAGATTTAAGATAACTATCGtggatttgaaattgaagaGTGATAGATATCCTTGGATTAAAATTAAGAGAACTAATGTTGGGCTCAAAGAaggaaaaattaaaaaggttttGGGCTCATAACAAGCGGGTTCCTAATTGATagtaaaagaataattgtttggcccaaaaagtgaaatacttctctcgacaaataaataaagctcaaaaaattttcaagtgcacaaacgacggtcttttcaagaacacaataaaaatggtagaaaaagtcggggtgttacaacatgcttcgtaatcaaataacacatgcatacattaatttcgtgaaatttaaatccaaataatcagagccaaagactggctcaaaataccaattgaaggggtttgttgcggaagcgtgcgttctaacggatcacataaaaactGGTCTAtatagcagattatttagataaattatattcgcgtaattctcacatgtatcatgctcacaacttgaatttaaacatacTTTAGCccaaaaaatccctaaaacatgcttgctaaggagttagccaatttacctcgttgattcacttaagaatcgaagattgcttgcgtcttctccacgtgaagatcttgagtactcaacctcggatcttctgtctggtatcccggactgtaatctgatatttgtgtggcaaatctcaccagaatactaggacttaaataaagaagaaagaatcctGCTTACGGAAGGAGGTCCTTGGAATAGGGGGGacaaaaattgtaaaataaaacaagtgtattttatgtctcctttattctcctatttatattaagtcacatattgggcccagtcagggatctaaggaagaatttggatatggtctccctcaattagctttttactaattaaattgaacccacaatttaatatgagcttatattggaatattacaatcagccactaaagaagtaatattgcactgcccatctaaatccgaaattacaagtattccgggtttccatttgattgtcatttatttccattgcttaagatagaaacatcaattcattaatcaatgtcttctatggacttaattaattaatatattataaactccaatagtggacttagcaagaaacgcctatttattatttatagagttatcaaactccaactagctaggttccgaataataaaaccttgtttcgagctcctcttgtggatgttatcaaacgagactcacctcgcgcacgattcaatataatagcaatcctagcaccgcaagatattaatcgccactacccaagatgccaggatcgttgggttacgaaaaacccgcacctattggtaagtcaaagtagtagataatcaatatcgtatgctcaatgctaacgtacattgattaagaaattaattatcaagacctcgtctttcagtagatagcataaacactcgtcttgccgtttagatccaattcagtgctataccacaccaacatcatcttatttcaataaggtttagaagtaatcggactgacattgcaacctttcacgataggtagtctaggcatatctaggttgtgaaattcttatttttctttgttcagaactgaccgtgttaccttaaactGGACGacacccacaaccggtctactaaaacaaagacttagactttgttacgttcgcttatacatttaaatatgcaataaacattcattaaatgtaaaacataacaacattatgagaAAATTAATCTTTTGCATTCATCGGAaaagaatatatagagttttacagtattcaatcactcgaaaggtgatttctagtatatgAAACCCTAACAACCATCACGATTTTTGAGGTATCACAAGTTTGATTTGCATCATATTTTCCATCTAAGCATAGAACTCGCTAGTTAAAGTGGCATCCAATTATTTATGGCCCTAACGCCGAGGGATTTTTAATTTACAAATCTTTTGGACGGCGAGAAAGATCAAGATCCAAATCCAAACTCAATACCACATCAAGGctaaattctgatttttcttcCCAATTAAAACATGTAGAACCAAAACAGGAAATTCATACAACAGAATGCAAAAGCTATAGGAGAGAATGTAGCCCCCTTAGAAttcatcatcctcctcctcagcTATATGTTTAGCAAGTTCTTGCTCTTGCCGCtgtctctctctcctcttttcTGCACTTTCCTTCTCTTTATGGGAGTTTGACCGGAAACGAAGGGCACGCACAGCTTCATTGTGCATATTGAGGCAGAAGTCAATCCTCGAGTTGAAAGCTATCTGAGGCTCATTGGTAGAGTAAATGTCCCCAGTCTCCCTTGATACCATCCATCCATTAGCATGATCTAAAGTGGCATGGATTGCACCATCTCTGATTGCTTTGGAAACAATGCTTTCAGCATCAGCAACAGGATTTGGATAATCCGGTCTCAACTTGTAAACTTTCAGTTAAAGTTTACTGCAGAATCATAATAAAGAGGATTTGCCGCAAGAAGGATACAAAGTAATATAGCAGCTGCATTAATTTCCCACGAGTACACACTCTTCACTATAAAATCCCCTCCACACCACCTATGAACACTCTCCCACCATTCGACACCAACATTCACACAACATAAGGAGCTGCACAAGGAGTGGAGAGGATAGGAGAGCAAGGAGGAGTGGCAGGGGCAGGAGATCAGTCCACCAAACCAACAGGAATCACCGAGCCTAGGTAATCCCCCAACACCACCCTTTGAATCACGTTAGAAATCCCACATATAGCTTGAAAACTTAGAACAATAGATGCTCAAGAACACATGAATTGTAGAGTTCAATACCATAGCTTTCGAATGAAACAGAGACCAAATAATGCACCACTGTGAACTAGCCAAACCCAATTAATAACCTCACATAGCTACTACCCAAGTCTCAACAAATTAACTAAGTGAGAAAGGAGTAAAAGAACATAGCTTTAGAGCCAAAGGGCTGCCCCGACGACCACCGCGTAGGAAAGGCCACAGAAGCAGTAACGACACTTGCGAGAACGGACGGAGAGATGACAGAGGGCGAGCTGGAGCCGTCTTCGCAAGCGACGAGCAGCGACGGAGGGATTACACTGTGCAACCGGGCAGCAGCAACAGCTCGATCAGGAGCATCAGCCATGTCTGACAGCGGAGGTGGCGCTACGGATTTGCCGGCAGCAGCGATTACCGAAAGAGAGAAATGGCGGtgtctgtgttttgattttggaGAATTTTGCAGTTTAGCGTGTGAAAGATAATGAAGCGAACGACAACTTTCTTCCATGCATGCAGCGTTGCAGCAATCGACATGAACCACACGTGCTCTCACTTGTCATACATGCTATGTCATTGCCATGTCATCACTAGATATTTTGATGAGTTAGTTGAGAAGTAAGTTAGGAAGTGAGTTTGTTATAGAGTTAGTTAGAAGATATTTTGCTTGTTTTCTTAGCTCATCTCTTAGTATAAATATAGGAGCTCTATCTCTCATTTGTAATCTTTGATCATTTAATAAAGATCATTTTTCTCATTCCTTGGATCATACAAATCCGTTTGGTATATTTCCAACATGGTATCAGATGTAATTTGAATTTCTTCTGCTgattcaatcactttatctccttcttcatcttCGTTTTATCTTCATTCATCATGGCACGTAGTAGCACTTCAAACTCCAACGCCAATGTGTTTCAATCTTCTCCTCTGGAGGATTCTTCTAGTCCATACTATCTTCATCCTAGTGATAATTCGAGTTTGCAGTTAGTTCCTCATGTTCTCACTGGATCTAACTACATCCATTGGAGCCGATCGGTTAACACCGTACTTGTAGCGAAGAATAAAATCTCCTTCATTAATGGAGCTCTTCGTGGGCCACATGATGATGATCTGCTCTTTCATGCTTGGCTGCTATGCAATAGCATGGTTGTGTCTTGGCTCATAAACTCCATTTCTCCTCAGATATGCTCCAGCATCATATACCTTGATGATGCTCATGAAATCTGGTCAGATCTTCGGCTTCGATTCTCACAGCTTGACTCTGCTCGAGCATATCAACTGAAGCAACAGATCATTTCTCTATAGCAAGGAAAAGATGATGTTAATGCCTATTTCACTAACCTTCTCATTGTTTGGGATGAATATAAACATTCTCAACGTGTATTTGTGCCACTTGCAGATGCAATAGTGCCTTGAAATGGCATGAGTATCAAGAGCAAGAGTGCACTATGCAGTTTCTGATAAGATTAAACCATATCTTCTCTCAGATTCGATCTAGCATACTTTCTGTGGTTCCAATCCATCCTCTATCAAAAGTCTTCTCACTTGTTTTGCAGGAGGAAAGACAACACACTATTGATGGCTATTCTCCAGCTATGCCTTAGAGCAGCCTTATCTGGCTAATGCTGCAACATCTCACTCTTATAACAAAGGCAGAGTTTGTTCACACTGTGGAAAAACCAATCACACAGTGGAGAAATGCTTTGTTCTCCACGGTTTTCCTCCTGGTTTCAACAAAGGAAAGAGCAAATTTGGTGCAGGAGGCAAGGAGGTTAAGTCTGTAAATTTGTTAGAAGATTGCATTGAAGATTCATATGAAAAATCTATTTTCTCTCCATCAATAAATCTACCTTCTCAGGAGTAATGCCAACAGCTCATAACCTTGCTTCAGTCTCAACTTGCTGCTGCTGCCACCTTTAATCCATCCTCTTCAACTCACTCCATTTCTGCCGCACCAAATATGTCTCCATCCTATCAAAATATTCCTTTCACAAGTACTACTCTATTCACAAATCCTTTCATCAACCCTATTTCAAAATCTCCTTCAGTCTGGTTGTTAGACACTGGAGCCACACATCATGTTTGTTGTGACCTGTCTATGTTTCATTCTTCATCTCCTATACACAATGCCTCTGTGAATTTACCTAATGGTGCTACAGCTTCAGTCACACATACGGGAACTGTACATATAACTCCTTCAATCACTCTTCATTATGTTCTATATGTGCCTACATTTTCATTCAATCTCATTTCTATTAGATCCTTAACTTCTTCTTTGCCTTGCACTGTGATTTTCACCCATAATTCCATTGAAATTCAAGCAGCTTCTCAGGGAACTGTGATTGGGAGGGGTAGCAGATTGGGAAACCTATATAAACTTGATGTTCATTCTGACTCCAAACCTATGGAAGGTTCTGACATTCCCTCATCTCTTACTTCCCCTACTGATGCTTCTTTTGCAAATTCTATTGCTAGCATAGATATTTGGCACAATAGATTAGGACATATATCCTTTGGGAAACTCAAATCAATGTCTAATATTCTCAATTTTCCTAATAAAAGTCCTACACTCTGTGATATTTGCCCTCTTGCTAAACAAAAACATCTCCCTTTCTCAAAATCTGATTCCATTGCCTCCAACTGTTTTGATCTCATTCATTGTGATGTTTGGGGACCCTTCCATCCCTGCACCACTCAAGGATACAAATATTTCCTCACTATAGTAGATGATTTTTCCAAATTTATCTTGACTTTTCTGATGAACACAAAATCTGATGTTGGAGCTATACTGCCTCAGTTTTTCAACACAATCCTTACTCATTTTTCCAAAAAGATAAAAACCATCCGTTGTGATAATGCTCCAGAACTAAATATACCCTCATTATTCTCTTCTTTTGGAACTATTGTTCAGCACTCATGTGTTGAAACTCCCCAACAAAATGCTCGGGTTGAAAGAAAACACCAACACCTTTTGAATGTTGCTAGGAGCCTGTTGTTTCAGTCTTTTCTTCCCTTTCATTTCTGGGGAGATTGCATTCTCACAGCAGCTTATCTGATAAATAGAGTCCCATCATCTGTTCTACCAGATAACTTGACTCCTTTTCAAGTCCTCTTTCAAAAACCACCTTCCTATTCTCACTTAAAAGTGATTGGATGCCTTTGTTATGCTTCTACTCTAGACCGGGGCCGGGATAATTTTCACCTAGAGCCATCAAATGTGCTTTGCTAGGATATCCTCCAGATTACAAGGGATATAAGCTCATTGATTTGGACTCTATGCAAGAAATCATCACAAGAAATGTTACATTTCATGAAGATGTTTTTCCATTCTCTCATCTATCTCCTTCTGTCTTCCCCTCTTCTTCTCAAACTCCACATCTTCCTCCTGTCTCAAATACTAACCCCATCATACCCCCTCCATGTCCTATCAACCCCTCTCCAAATAAAACCACCATATCTAGCCATGGCAGACAAATAAAACCTCCATCCCATCTCACTGATTTCATCAGCAACTCCATACCCCATATCATCTTTCTTTACTTTATCCAAGCTTTCCCCTGATTATCTAAAATATATCATACTCATGTCTGCCATATTTGATCCTGCCACATACAACCAAGCCTCACAACATGAAGAGTGGCAGCAAGCAATGCAAGAAGAACTGTCAGCTTTCTCAAGAACAGACACATGGTCTGTTACTGTTCTCCCACCAGGAAAAATCCCCATTGATTGCTAATGGGTATATTAGATGAAGTTCAATCCAGATGCTAAAGTTGAGAGATATAAAGTAAGGCTCGTTGCAAAAGGCTTTACTCAACTTGAAGGAGTAGATTTTCTAGACACATTTTCTCTAGTGGCTAAACTCTCCACTATGAAAATGCTTCTTGCTCTAGCTGCAATCAATGGATGGTCCCTATCTCATCTTGACATCAACAATGTTTTTCTTTATGGTGATCTAGAAGAGGATGTCTACATGACATTGCCTCCTGGATATGATGTTGATAGGTAGTCTGTTGAAGGGGAAAATCAGACTCAACCCTTGTGTGCAAATTAAAGAAATCTCTCCATGGCTTAAAACAAGCATCAAGGCAATTGTACTTAAAATTATCAGAGGTGCTCAAAGGATTTGGTTTGCAACAGTCTACCTCTGAccactctttcttcttcaaaaatgACAACAGCAGCTTCTTTGGCATTGtagtatatgttgatgatattctAGTTGCTACTACACATCCAGAAATGACTGAGGATTTCAAGACCTTACTATCACAACATTTCAAGTTCAAAGACCTTGGAGCTCCCAAATACTTCCTTGGACTAAAGATTGCAAGAAATAAGAAAGCCATATTGATATCTCAAAGGAAGTATACAATGGATTTATTGAGGGATGCAGGGATGCTTGGTTGTAAGCCCTTTGTTGTACCTATGGATCCCCTAAAGAAGTTGAAACTGAACTCAGGCACTCCTCTAAAAGATGCATCAAAGTATAGGAGACTCATTGGAAGATTACTCTATCTCTGCATCACTAGGCCGGATGTCACCTATGTTGTGCCTAAATTAGTTCAATATGTTTCAAACCCAAGTGATGATCATTGGGAAGCAGCTGAAAAGGTCCTCAGATATTTAAAAAGCTCACCTGGACATGGCTTATTCTATGCAAGCAACAACAAAGTAAGCTTAAGCATATTctctgatgcagattgggcagcaTGTCCAGATACAAGAAAGTCTATGACCGGATATTGTCTATTTCTTGGCTCCTCAATAATCtcattgtcacgaccgcccttactaagggtagtgaagacggggaaaacgtgacgaggggagggactaaggagcggggaagaaaagggggacgcaatgaaagacaacaataaaggacgagattgaatatgaaaacccaattaacttcaaaaagaaatattttggtctatcgaatagttaaacaacagattaatgtctcaaggtaaataatgtcataacgtagtgtggggaaaaatgaaagaatttatcaagaacgattcgaaacaaggcggcggaaaaacaag
This sequence is a window from Salvia splendens isolate huo1 chromosome 5, SspV2, whole genome shotgun sequence. Protein-coding genes within it:
- the LOC121804039 gene encoding probable 26S proteasome non-ATPase regulatory subunit 3, with translation MADAPDRAVAAARLHSLRPDYPNPVADAESIVSKAIRDGAIHATLDHANGWMVSRETGDIYSTNEPQIAFNSRIDFCLNMHNEAVRALRFRSNSHKEKESAEKRRERQRQEQELAKHIAEEEDDEF
- the LOC121804040 gene encoding uncharacterized protein LOC121804040 codes for the protein MARSSTSNSNANVFQSSPLEDSSSPYYLHPSDNSSLQLVPHVLTGSNYIHWSRSVNTVLVAKNKISFINGALRGPHDDDLLFHAWLLCNSMVVSWLINSISPQICSSIIYLDDAHEIWSDLRLRFSQLDSARAYQLKQQIISL